The proteins below are encoded in one region of Labeo rohita strain BAU-BD-2019 chromosome 15, IGBB_LRoh.1.0, whole genome shotgun sequence:
- the c1qtnf5 gene encoding complement C1q tumor necrosis factor-related protein 5 — MTSLQTWPLSLLLVIAVHCSNSLEDNKIPSLCTGSPGIPGAPGLHGSPGQPGRDGRDGRDAQPGEKGERGDRGEPGQPGVRGLPGDRGDPGEKGERGSPGECAVAPKSAFSAKLSESRTSPLAVGDAVRFDKIILNEQGDYNAETGRFTCRVPGVYYFAVHATVYRSSLQFDLIKNGHTVASYFQIFGNWSKPASLSGGTLLHLIPGDQVWVQMALSEYTGFYSSPKTDSTFTGFLVYSDWKNSAVFA; from the exons ATGACATCTCTGCAGACATGGCCTCTTTCATTGCTGCTTGTTATTGCAGTACATTGTTCTAACTCGCTTGAAGACAACAAGATCCCCAGTTTGTGCACAGGAAGCCCAGGTATCCCTGGAGCCCCTGGGTTGCACGGCAGCCCCGGTCAGCCCGGGAGGGATGGACGTGACGGTCGTGATGCTCAACCAGGAGAGAAAGGGGAAAGAGGAGACAGAGGAGAACCAG GTCAGCCGGGCGTGAGGGGCCTTCCGGGAGACAGAGGGGATCCAGGCGAAAAAGGAGAGAGAGGAAGCCCGGGCGAGTGTGCAGTGGCCCCCAAATCAGCTTTTAGCGCCAAACTGTCTGAGTCCCGCACAAGCCCGTTGGCGGTAGGGGACGCGGTGCGCTTcgacaaaatcattttaaatgagcaGGGGGATTACAATGCAGAGACGGGACGATTCACCTGCAGAGTGCCAGGCGTTTACTACTTCGCAGTTCACGCCACGGTCTACCGCTCCAGCTTGCAGTTCGACCTTATAAAGAATGGACACACCGTGGCCTCCTACTTTCAGATCTTTGGGAACTGGTCTAAACCAGCCTCGCTGTCTGGAGGGACACTACTGCACTTGATTCCAGGAGATCAGGTGTGGGTGCAGATGGCCCTGAGCGAGTACACAGGCTTTTACTCCAGCCCAAAGACAGACAGCACTTTCACTGGTTTTCTAGTGTACTCCGACTGGAAAAACTCTGCTGTTTTTGCATAG